Genomic DNA from Deinococcus aquiradiocola:
GCCCGGACGGCGTCCTGCAAACCCCACATTCCACGCCGCGCCGTACCCTGAAGCATGCCTCACGTTCACGCCATCGGCTTCGACGACACGCCCTTCCCGCAGGACCACCGGGGCGACGTGCGCGTGATCGGCACCGTGTACGCCCGCCACGCCCTGCACGCCGTCCTGAGCGGCAAGGTCAGACGCGACGGCCGCAACAGCACCGACGAACTCACCCGCCTCACCCTCCTCGCCGGCACGCACCTGCAGCTCGTGCTGCTGCAGGGCATCGCCGTCGCGGGCTTCAACGTCATTGACATCCACCGCCTGCACCGCCAGACGGGCCTGCCGGTCCTCGTCGTGGCCCGCAGACGCCCGGACCTCCACCGCATCGAGGCCGCCCTGCTCGGCCGGGTGCCGGGCGGACGGCAGAAGTGGAAGCTGATCCAGGCGGCAGGCGAGATGGAACCGTGCGGCGGCGTGTACGTCCAGCGCGCCGGACTGACCCCCGAAGAAGCCGGGGCCGCCCTGACGGCACTCACGGTCGAAGGCCGCCTGCCGGAACCGCTGCGCGCCGCCCACCTCGTCGCGGGCGGCATCACCAGAGGACACAGCGCGGGACAGCGGGCCTAGAGGGTCGGGGTTCAGCGTGCCCCGGGGAGATCCAGATGCCCCAGACCGCCAGCTGTTCATCCGAGATGCCTGCCTGATCGTGAGCGGCCCAGAAGTCCGGCAGCATCGCCCGTGATTGCTGCCGAGCAAAGGCCACCACCCGGTCACCCTCGCGCCACGACTCACCGGACAGGTCGTCCCCGCGCTGCAGCCAGTCGGCGCGCCGCCCGTATGCGGGAATCACGATCCACACCAGCGGGCGCGCGATCTGAACTTCCTCGGCAGACTGGGCGGACCCCAGAGTGCCAGACGAAAGGAGCCGCTTCACTGAGCCCAGATTGAGCTCACCTGCTGGCGTTCAGCCGGGCGGAACGCGAAGCCGCCGCCCGGCCGCGAGCACCGTACCGTATCAGCTGCCCCGCTCCGGGTGCGGCTGGCGGGTGTTCGCCTCCCCGAAATCGATCTCGAAGAACCGGAACCCCTCCTGCACCTCCTCGCCCGGCGTGTACCCCATCGCCACGTAGGCGGGTGTGGCTTCACGCAGGTTGGCGTACCAGAAGACGTACCGCAGTCCCCTCGTGCCCGCCCAGGCTTCGGCGGCCCGCATGAGGGTGCGCCCGACGCCACGGCGCCGGACCGTGGGCGCGGTGTAGAGGTCGTGCAGCTTGGCGGTCCGGTGCGTGTCGCCGCTGCGC
This window encodes:
- a CDS encoding GNAT family N-acetyltransferase, with the translated sequence MTVHVRPLTPADADQACPMLLDMGFVKDEAALPERFAAFCGRPDWGLLGAFEGPRLLGYSALQEFGPHLRSGDTHRTAKLHDLYTAPTVRRRGVGRTLMRAAEAWAGTRGLRYVFWYANLREATPAYVAMGYTPGEEVQEGFRFFEIDFGEANTRQPHPERGS
- a CDS encoding endonuclease dU, whose translation is MPHVHAIGFDDTPFPQDHRGDVRVIGTVYARHALHAVLSGKVRRDGRNSTDELTRLTLLAGTHLQLVLLQGIAVAGFNVIDIHRLHRQTGLPVLVVARRRPDLHRIEAALLGRVPGGRQKWKLIQAAGEMEPCGGVYVQRAGLTPEEAGAALTALTVEGRLPEPLRAAHLVAGGITRGHSAGQRA